AAGGCTATTTCCAGGGCGGGCAAGTACTCGGGTCCGCCGGCGGCGTGATCTTAGGTGTTGACCTAATGTCGTTGACGGTCGCCCCCGGTGAAAAAGCCGTCGACTACCGATTCTGTGAATACGAACCGAGCAGTCTGTCGGGTACCGTTTGGACGGACACCAACGAAAACCAACGGTACGACAACGACGAAACTCCGATCAGCGGTGTCTCGATTAAGTTGATCGATGAATCGGGCAACGTTGTCCAGACCACAGTGACCGACGCGAGTGGCCATTACACCTTCGTAGGACTCGACCGCGGCGTTTACCAAATCGAGGAAGTCCAACCGGAAACGCATTTCCACGGAGGACAGATTGTCGGCAACCTTGGCGGCCGACCTTCCGGTGACGATCGATTGACAAACATCAACGTCGGTGCGGCAATGACCGGTGTCGGATATGACTTTCCCGAAATTCCACCGGCAAAGATTGTCGGTGTCGTGTTTATCGACGGTGAAGCGATCGAAACAACCGGGTTCATCACTCCGGATCAACTACGCGATTACAAAGATGGCCAATTGACGAGCGACGACCGTCGACTCAATGGCGTTCAGATCACTATCCTTGATCAGTTCGGGCAACCACTATCTGATGGCGATTTCCTCTCCGGCGATGCGGTTACCAACAGCGTCGTGATGACCGATCACGACGGCGTTTTTCAATTCGCCGGTCTGCGTCCTGGCACGTATGTCTTGGCACAACAGCAACCGATCGGCGGCAACCTGATTGACTCGATCGATACACCGGGTACCACAGGCGGACTTGCCGTCAACGCGGCCGACGAATACGACGACCAACAACTGTTGTGGATCCAGTCGGTGCCTGCGACGCAGAGCTTTGACACCATCCTTGGCGTCACCGTCGGGGGCGGAGAGACGTCGCACGACAATTACTTTAGCGAAGTCGAGATTGATCTTACGATTCCGCCGCCTCCACCACCTCCTCCGCCGCCACCGCCACCGGTGGAGCCGCCACACAACATTCTGCGACCGCGCACGCCTGAACCGGAAAACATCCTTCCGCCACCGCTGGAGGAATTCCCCGATCCAGAACCGATCGTAATGACGATGCCTCCCGAACGGCTGCTTCCCCAGCCAATCCTCGGTGAAGTCGATTTTGTGACCTGGCACCTTAGCGTGATCAACGGTGGACATCCACGGGGAAAAATAGCTTCGCGCGATGCCTTTATGAAAGTCGCGATGCGAAGCGATACGCAGCTCGACTCAGTCGAACACGAAAAGGACCGCGGCGAATGGCAACTGCTCACCATGGACGGCCAAGTTCGCAAAGAGAGCGAGCAAATAAACTTGGGATCCGAGGACGCGATCGGACTCGCCGGAGACTTCAACGGTGACGGTGCCGACGAGGTCGCGATTTACGTCGCCGGACACTGGTACGTGGACCTGAACGGAAATGGTGTCTGGGACGAAGGCGATTTGTGGATCCTACTGGGAACGGAGATGGATCGCCCGGTCGTCGGCGACTGGGACGGTGACGGAAAAGACGACATCGGGATCTTCGGCCGGAAATGGGAACGTGACTGGCGGCGGATCAAAACCGACGCGGGGCTTCCCGACCCATCAAACCGCTGGCGGCGCTACCTGGAGAATCGCAAAACGTTAGGTTTGGTTTCGATCGAAATACGTCCTGAGGATTGTCGCCGCATGCTGCGTCATGGCGCCGACAGCAGTTTGCGAGCCGACGCGGTCGATCATGTCTTCCAGTACGGAGAAGACGTTGACACGCCCGTCTCGGGTGACTGGAACGGGGACGGAATCGATCAAATCGGAATCTTCCGTGGTGGGCTCTGGATGCTTGATGCCGAAGGCGACGGAAGACGCAAAGCGGGCGAAGAACGTTTCGAGTTTGGACAGCCAGGTGATCAACCCATCGTCGGTGACTTCGACGGCGATGGGATCGATGAAATCGGTGTGATCCGAGGCAACCGAGTGATCATCGATACCGATGGCGATCGCAAAGTCACGGCGGCAGACGATCAATTCGACCTTCCCGATACTCCTTCCGATAGCCAACCGGTCGTCGGCGATTGGGACGGTGACGGGCGTGACGAATTAGGCTGGTACAAGAAAGCCAGCTAGTACGACCGTATCATGTCCTTACGATCAAATCCGACGACGCACCCGATGTTAAACCTTGGGTGCGAACTCGGCTGTGTCAATCGGTTCGGTTGATTCGGTCGTTCGGTGACACGCAAACTAACGGCGTTCCGATTTAACGGCTGGCGTATTGGCAAGGTGATCGCCTTCGAGATCGCTTTCCGGCTCCGGACCATCGATGCGATGGGTCGATCCATGAGCTTTGATCAAATAGGTTTCGCGCGAATTAACTTCGCGCTGATATCGTCGGCGGTACTTGTCGCCGTATCCGTAGCCGATCGTCTGGTACCCTCCGCTAGCGCTGGCCCGGTAGGCTTGGCGGCGCGTGTTGTGCTTGTTGATGACCACACCGACGACTTTCGCCCCCGACCAGCGAAGCATCGACAAAGCTTCCCTCGCGTTCGGCTTACAACGATGAGCAATCCGCATCACTAGGATCGCCGCATCGACATAGCTGGACACTATCGATGGATCGCTGACCATCAACAACGGTGGTGTGTCGATGATGATGCAATCGTAACGCTCACGGGCCCAGTTGATAATGTCTACCAAGTCGGGCATCGTCAACGCTTCGGCCGGGTTCGACGGTAACGGACCACATGGCAACACATCCAAGTATTCGATTGATGATTGATGAATGACTTCTGAGACACCAACTTCACCGTTAAGCACGTTTGCCAACCCCTTGTCGGCCTGCAGATTGAAACGCAATGACAACCGCGGACTGCGCAAATCCAAATCGATCAACAAGGTGCGTTTTCCGGTTTGTGCGATCGAGCAACCGACGTTCGCCGCGAGTGTGCTCTTGCCGTCGCCGGGCAGCGGGCTGGTGATTTGAAACACCTGACTGCCATGCTGCTTTCGCTCCAAAAGAACCGCGGTACGTACCGCACGCACGGCTTCGGCTGCCGGCGAATGGGGCCGATGAACGACCGCGATCTTGTCACACAGCCCCGTTGAACTTGACTCCGTTGACGTCTGAGCCGGCTTGGATCGATGAATATCGAGCGGGATATGCGTGAGCACGGGAACGCGAAGGGTACGCTGGATCTCGGCCGCGCTGCGAAACGTCATCGACCAGAACTCAAGAACGATCGAAAGCACTCCGCCTAGGATAAAACCAATGATCGCACCGGCGAGCAAATCTTTCTTCTGATCCGGACCGATCAACGCGGCACCACCGCTGCCCCACAATTGATCGACCAAGATACCGCCCTCGATGTCGACCAATTTCAGTCCGGCCAATTGTTCTTCGAGCTGAATCAACATGCCTTGAACACTGGCAATTCGCCGGCGATACGATGCCTCGTCCTCTTCAAACCGTTTCAATTCATCGGCGGCGAGTCGTTCGGCCTCAAGCTGTGCGTCGAGATCTTTGATCTCTTTTTGAGTCACCTTCAAGCGTTCTTTCAAACCGCAGATAAACGTGTCGACCAAATCTGTCGCGGTTGAATCGGCGCTGATACCGGCGGTATCAAACTGCGGATCGCCGTCGTCGCCATCGATCTCACGCCGTCGTTGGTGGACGAGGCGATTGAGTTCACCCAACCGTCGCTGCGAGGCTTCGATCTGGGTCGTTAGCGATTTGACCTCTGGATGCGAAGCTCCGAAGGCCATCTGCATCTGCTCGAGCTTGATCTTCAATGGAACGAGAGACTTCTCGATCTCGATGTGTTGAATCTCAAGATCATCCTTCATATTCAATAGCTTGGCCATTCCGATCGGCGCGTCACCAAGGTCGTGTGCCTCGTCACTGAGCTCGCCGATCACTCGCGCGACCAACTCTGCGTTCTTGTCTTGCAACTTCATGTTAGACACGAACATCAATTCGGTTCCGAGCTGTCGCTCACGCCGCTCCAGTCCCTGGCGGATCGATTGCAGATGATCGTATCTCTGACGATGTGGATTCACCGCTTTACCATGCCGATCCCATTGCAACGGGGCTTCGCGACGAAACCGTTGATACTCGCGTTCGAGAGCGACCTGCTGGGGAAGCAACTTGTCCTGGGCTCGATTGATCAATCGAGTGAATTCGTTGATCGTCGACTCACGCTCTTCCTGGAAATGTTCGCCGATCGCACGGCAAACCGCATCGACAACGGCCTGACAAACCGTCGGGTCAGAGTGTTCGAACGACAGATTCGCGATCAAACGATCGTGTGAATCCTTCAAATCGGTAACCGATTGGAATCGGATCCCGCCCCGGACCAACCTGACCAGGGCCCGATCCGTCAGCGCTTCCAACGCCGGGACTTGGCGGAGACGGTTATTGTGCTTCACCCGTCCGACGATCGCACGCGAATTGATGAGCGACTTGAGTAGCTGTCCGCTGGGCAAACCACCTCGCACCAAACCTGTCGACGCATCCAATGTGATCGGTGCGTCGCTACGAAACATTAACTTCGCGGTCGCCCGGTACTCGGCAGGCTTTCGGCCGTGATACCAATGCCCGAGAATCAGGCCGACGACGATGCAAGCGGCCATCAAATAGCGAAATCGCCACAAGATGGAGTGGACCGATTGTCCTTGCTCCTCCAGATTCGCATCGACGATGAGTTGGCTCTCATCTGATCGCGGGGACGAATCGTTTTGGAACATGGGAGGTGGCTGCTATGGAAATCGTACGACAAAACCGTATCCATTTCTGAGCATAGGTTGACCGTACGATCGGGCTGCCGGGATCTCCCCTTTCCTATGAGGACCTTCCCTCAATTCGACCAACTGGACTGAACCACATGCGACAGACCACCCAACAGAGCGGCTATCGACAGCATTTCTATGTTCGCCCAAAACGAGTGTTTCGCCAACATCCAAGATTGCAAACGGCACCAAACGGCACCCCGGGGCATCTCGCTAGCGATACAACTTGAGCGAAATCGTTTCAGCTTGAGCGTTCTCTGTTTCAACACGATCGACGTGCGTTCGTTCGTCATCGACGACGCCTCGCAAATCGTCCCAAGTCGTACGGTCGTCGTGCGCCGAACTCGCCTTTCGATTGGTAAAGACGACAATGGTGTCGCGTGGATCGGCATGTCGAATCGCCCACCGAAGTGCCTTGTCCGAATCGGCTACCAAACGGATCGCGGCGCATTCCTTGACACCATCAAGTAGTTGATGGGCTCGTTTTAGAAATGCGCCACCGACCGTTTCACCGGTGACGATACAGCGATGGGCATTGCGCTCGATCGTCGTCCCGATCCGAGCCAATTCGCTCTCGTTCGCAAACTCACCAAGAGCCAGCACGCACCAGACCTTCCCGCCAACCGTCGTCGCGCGCGCCGTGCGTAACGACGCGGTGATACGATCGGCGCGACCCCCGTTTTCGAGTACGACGGTCGCACGGCCAAAATCAGGCAGACGCTGTCCACGCCCGGGAATCGAACGCAGCGTCGATAAGCTTTCGGCGACTTGATGAACCGAATAACCCAGCAGTACGCCGAGCGTCGACGCGGCGGCCAGATTCGACGCCATCGTATAACCACACAAGGGCGTTTCCATCATCGCACTGGTATCGCCAGCGGACAACATAATCGTCGACATGCCGCCGGATTGATCGATGATACTCGCCCCAAACTCGCAGCCGGTTGTTGTCCCATAACCCAGACTTTGACACTCAGCCTTTTCGATGACGCGATCAATTCGTTCGCTGCCTTCGGGAGCAATGATGACGCCGGTCGAAGTCAATCGATCCGCCAAGCACTGTAGCGAACTCGGCCCGAAATCTTCCCCCGGGGCATCCTTGCCGGTGACAATCAAAACATCAAATTGGATCGCATCGTAGTGTCCATCACGCGCCGCCTTGTCATCGACTTCGATGATCGCGGCCCGACTCAAACAGTCCGCTGACTCTCCGAGCCAATTGATCAATGCTTCGCCGACAGGAAGCGACGTCGTCGACGTATCGGTCATCACGCCGTCGCTGCTACCTAAGTCAGTTTGATAGGCAATCCGCATACCGAACGATTTCATCATCGTTGCTAACATCAAACAAGTCGATGTCTTGCCGCTGCTTCCAAGGACACCGACGGTTAGCAAACGCCGATCAGGTCCGTCGTTCTTTGCCGACGCGATCTTTGCCAGCGCATGATCCGCCTGGCTGACGACGCACTGCGGCAACGGACACGGCAATAACTGTTCGGTCAGGATCGCCTTCGCGCCGCGAGCCAGGGCAGTGGAGACGAACTCAACGGGATCCATCTCGCCGACGCGATAAACCACCGTCTCGCCTTCGACACAACGATTCACATCATTGGTAATCGCATCGACAGAAATGTCGTCGCAACCAAAAAACTTTGCATGAGAAAGTACCGACGCCAGCCGAACCGCAGGTTCGACAACCTCTTCTTCGATCTCAATCGAAGCGGACGTCATTGGTGGCAACCAACACCGCGGCTCGCTTTTTTTAATAGCGACGGTCCGCTCGTAGGCGTCTGCTTTGATCGACGCAGGAAATACAACCGATAGACGATCGTCGAATGCGTGACGCATAGGATGGCCTCCGTGCACATCATGGTTTTTAGATGCCCCAACGTGCCGAGCGATCCTTTCGCTCTCCTTTACGCACGTGCGACAACCATGATTGTTCTTCGATCGCAAAATCGGTCAAGGTCGATTTTGCAGATCAAACAACACTTCACAGCAGTCCGGCATCACGCAACATCATCTGAAGATCAGTCCATGCCGCTTTTTTCGCGGCCGGCTCGCGCAAGAGGTACGCCGGATGATAAGTCACAACCACTTTGCTATCAAAATAACTATGGAACCTTCCTCGCATGCGGCCGACGGACAGTTTGTTTCGCAGCAACGCTTGGGCACTCACGACACCGAGGCAGACGATGTACTCGGGGCGTAAAACTTCCAATTGAGCTTCGAAGAACTCGCGGCAGTTATCGATTTCAGTCGCTTCGGGATTCCGGTTGTTCGGTGGCCGACATTTGACCGTGTTCATGATGTAGACCTCCTCGCGTTCGAACTTGCAAGCCTGGATCATCTTGGTCAAAAGCTGGCCCGCCTTCCCGACGAACGGGCGACCGGAAATGTCTTCATCGCGCCCGGGGCCTTCGCCGAAGAACACGACCCGTGGAGTCACGCTACCTTCACCATAAACCGTTTTGGTACGGCACTTGGCGAGCACATCACACTTCAAACACGACGAGACTTGCTCTGCGTCGGCGGCCAACCGCGCTACACGTTCCTGCTCCGAGAGCGGCATTCCAGGATAACTGCCGCCACCGGATCCGAGGTCATTGGAAAGCTGAAACCCTCCGGCAGGTGACGCAGCGGATTTAGCGGCAGTGGATTTCGCCGGTTTGGCGGGCCGCTGACTGGCACCGGGTGTATTGGCAGACGATTCCGACGCCGCCGGTTGGACAAACGAATTCGATTCGGTCTTGATTGCGTCGTCAAACGCAAAAAACTCGGCGAGCGCGGTGACTTGATCGGCATTCGCCTGGGGCAACCACTGGACGCCGAGTCGCTTCAAGTGATCGGCAAGACCACCGGCCTGGGCCAGGACATCGGCCGGATCGAGCTTCGAAGAGGAATGATTCATGAGCGTTTGATAACACACCGGCTACTGAAATTGCACCACGCGGTTTAACATACCAGTGGCGCGCGTCCACGATTTAGGGGTAGCTGCCTGCTTTTTGTTCCGATTTCAAGTTTACGAGTCTCAGACAGTCCCACCATGCCCGTTCCCCAAGTTGCCATCGTCGGCCGCCCCAATGTCGGTAAAAGCAGCCTCTTTAATTGGTTGGCGGGGCGTCGCTTAGCCATCGTAGACGATTTTGAAGGTGTCACCCGCGACCGGATGACGACCCTAATCAATAACGAAGACGCTTTTTTTGAACTGACCGATACCGGCGGGTTGGGAATCGAGGATCCCGATGACTTGACCGCCGACGTCCGCCGACAAATCGATTTGGCGATCGAATCAGCCGACGTGATCTTGTTGGTCGTCGACGTATTGACCGGACCGATGCCGCTGGACGAACTGGTGGTCGAGCGGTTGCGTGGCATCGAACGGCCCGTAATTCTAGTCGCCAATAAGGCCGACCAACCACATCAAGACACACTGGCCGAAGAGTTCCACCGGCTCGGCCGTGGCCGATTGGTCACCGTCAGTACGACCCAGAATCGTAACCGTTCAGATTTGATGGAGCTGATTCTTGATCGACTGCCTCCGTCGGATGAGTCGATCAACGAACCGACGATGAAGATCACAATCGTCGGCCGACGTAACGTCGGAAAAAGCACATTCGTCAACACGCTCGCCGAGTCTGACCGCATGATCGTCAGCGAAGTCGCCGGGACGACCCGTGACAGCGTCGACGTTCGCTTCGAGGTCGACGGGCAGACGTTCATTGCCATCGATACTCCCGGTCTTCGAAAACGAAAGAGCCAACGCACTGACCTTGAGTTCTACGGCATGCACCGAGCCCAGAGAAGCATTCGCCGGGCCGATGTGGTGCTGATGTTCTTTGATGCCGCCGAAACGGTTAGCAAGGTTGACAAGCAACTTGTCGGCTACGTGATCGACAATCACAAACCGGTGATCTTTGTGATCAACAAGTGGGACCAACTTCATGGCACCGTCCCGACGGATCGCTGGGTGCGCTACATCCGCCGCCAGTTTCCGACGCTTGCCTACGCCCCGATCGCGTTCATCACGGGCCAATCAGGGAAGAACGTTAAGGCCCTTTTAAACCATGCGACGATGCTTTTCAAACAAGCTCGCGAGCGAGTGTCGACGGGACAACTCAATCGATTGTTGCGTTCGGCCGTCGAAGCCCACCAACCGCCGCTGTATCAGAATCGCCGTCCCAAAATCTACTACGCGACTCAGGTTGCGACCGAACCACCGACGATTGTCATCATGTGCAACGATCCAAAAGCGTTTGCCAATGACTACCAGCGTTATCTGCTCAGTGTGTTGCGCGACCACCTCAAGTTTGGCGAGGTCCCGATCAAACTGTATCTGCAAAAGCGACCGCGTAACGACGACATGGACGCAGTCAACAAGTAGATCCGTCAGCCATTAATCACGCATGCCGCCACCGCCTGCCCCCGGCACAAAACCAGTGTCGCTATTGCGATGGATCGTTCCACTCGCGATCGCCTTCGTTCTGGCCGCGATCACCGGACGGTTGTCGGTCCATCATGTCAACGACTCGCCCAGCTATTTGAACTATCCGTTTGATTCGCTGCGGCAAGCGATGCTGTCGATCCGACCGCCGGTCTACCCGATCTTCCTTCGACTGGCCGAATCAAGCCTTGGTGTGGCGATCGTACCGTTACTGCAAGCCTGTATGCATGCGATCGCTTGTGTTTGCTTCGGCGAAGAACTTCGACGACGAGGGCTTTCTGATCGCGCTTCGTTGGTAGCCGCTTTCACCGTGTTGGCCGGGTGCACCGCGACCGATCACATCAGTACGATCAGCACCGATGCGCCGGCTGCTTCACTGGGGGTGCTCACCGCAACGTTACTGATGCGGACGTCGCGAACTGGCGGTCTGGCCAGCAGCGTTGGCTGTGGGCTTGCGGCACTGCTTTGTATTTTCGCCCGCCCGGCTTATCTGTTTTTGGTTCCTTGGGTTGCAATTGCCGGATGGATGCTCAACCGCTGTGATCGGCGGCGACGGTTACCGGCCGCGGCGGATGGAAGGCGAGGCCTTTGGATCGCGACACATGTTGGCGGAGTGATCTTGATTTGGATGTCATGCCGGGCTTTCATCGTCCACGACTTCTCTTTCTTGCCCTTCGGTCATCAAAATCTGTCCGCCGTCGCGGCGCAGTTGGTTTCGCCGGATGACATGCGACGCTACGCAGGCGATGCCGCACCGGCAACCGGCGAATTGCTCCGCCGTGTCGCCGATGATTTGGAACGAGGCGACTTTCGGCTTCCCGAATCTGCCGAAGCGAGCATTCCGACACTGACGCTCGAATCGCAGTGGGGACAAATCAACTATGGAGTCATCTGGCCGGCGGCAAAGGCCGTCGGTCAACGCTCAGCAGACCTTGACTCGGAAACGCCGGATCGAGTCCGTGTCCATCGACTGATCGGTGATTTCAATCGCACGATTATCGCCAACGCACCACTGGCCTACGCCCGCTGGATCGTGCTGGCGATCCGACGCTCGGTTTGGGGATCGCTCGCCAATCTTGCGATGCACCCGCTGTTCCTGGCGATGATCCTTGTCGCGATCGTTTGGTTGCTCGTTCGATCGGCTAGCGGAAGCACAATCACCCTGCCGCCCTTTGCAGCGGGCTGGTACGGATTTGCGATCATCGCGCTGACCTATTGCATCGGCAGCGTCGGCTTAATCATTTTAACGAGCCCACCGATCGGACGCTTTGCTGACGCGGCGGCGATCTTCCTACCCGGCTTGCTGGCTTCACCCTTTATCGGCGATACGACTAAACCGTCAGCCCCGCGTTGAGGCGGCAAAACTCTAGACAGATCGTCGCGCTATTGAGAATGATGTGAACGACGATCACGATCCAAAGCCGTCCGGTGCGTTGATAGACAAGCCCCAAACCCATCGCCAGAAAGAACAACGGAATCGGTGCGGCCCCCTGGCCGAAGTGCATTAGCGCGAACACGAAACTGGACACGAGCAGAGGAACGAGCGATTCAAACGTCCAAGCCGGATCATCATCATTCC
This genomic window from Roseiconus lacunae contains:
- a CDS encoding polysaccharide biosynthesis tyrosine autokinase; its protein translation is MFQNDSSPRSDESQLIVDANLEEQGQSVHSILWRFRYLMAACIVVGLILGHWYHGRKPAEYRATAKLMFRSDAPITLDASTGLVRGGLPSGQLLKSLINSRAIVGRVKHNNRLRQVPALEALTDRALVRLVRGGIRFQSVTDLKDSHDRLIANLSFEHSDPTVCQAVVDAVCRAIGEHFQEERESTINEFTRLINRAQDKLLPQQVALEREYQRFRREAPLQWDRHGKAVNPHRQRYDHLQSIRQGLERRERQLGTELMFVSNMKLQDKNAELVARVIGELSDEAHDLGDAPIGMAKLLNMKDDLEIQHIEIEKSLVPLKIKLEQMQMAFGASHPEVKSLTTQIEASQRRLGELNRLVHQRRREIDGDDGDPQFDTAGISADSTATDLVDTFICGLKERLKVTQKEIKDLDAQLEAERLAADELKRFEEDEASYRRRIASVQGMLIQLEEQLAGLKLVDIEGGILVDQLWGSGGAALIGPDQKKDLLAGAIIGFILGGVLSIVLEFWSMTFRSAAEIQRTLRVPVLTHIPLDIHRSKPAQTSTESSSTGLCDKIAVVHRPHSPAAEAVRAVRTAVLLERKQHGSQVFQITSPLPGDGKSTLAANVGCSIAQTGKRTLLIDLDLRSPRLSLRFNLQADKGLANVLNGEVGVSEVIHQSSIEYLDVLPCGPLPSNPAEALTMPDLVDIINWARERYDCIIIDTPPLLMVSDPSIVSSYVDAAILVMRIAHRCKPNAREALSMLRWSGAKVVGVVINKHNTRRQAYRASASGGYQTIGYGYGDKYRRRYQREVNSRETYLIKAHGSTHRIDGPEPESDLEGDHLANTPAVKSERR
- a CDS encoding glutamate ligase domain-containing protein, with protein sequence MRHAFDDRLSVVFPASIKADAYERTVAIKKSEPRCWLPPMTSASIEIEEEVVEPAVRLASVLSHAKFFGCDDISVDAITNDVNRCVEGETVVYRVGEMDPVEFVSTALARGAKAILTEQLLPCPLPQCVVSQADHALAKIASAKNDGPDRRLLTVGVLGSSGKTSTCLMLATMMKSFGMRIAYQTDLGSSDGVMTDTSTTSLPVGEALINWLGESADCLSRAAIIEVDDKAARDGHYDAIQFDVLIVTGKDAPGEDFGPSSLQCLADRLTSTGVIIAPEGSERIDRVIEKAECQSLGYGTTTGCEFGASIIDQSGGMSTIMLSAGDTSAMMETPLCGYTMASNLAAASTLGVLLGYSVHQVAESLSTLRSIPGRGQRLPDFGRATVVLENGGRADRITASLRTARATTVGGKVWCVLALGEFANESELARIGTTIERNAHRCIVTGETVGGAFLKRAHQLLDGVKECAAIRLVADSDKALRWAIRHADPRDTIVVFTNRKASSAHDDRTTWDDLRGVVDDERTHVDRVETENAQAETISLKLYR
- a CDS encoding uracil-DNA glycosylase is translated as MNHSSSKLDPADVLAQAGGLADHLKRLGVQWLPQANADQVTALAEFFAFDDAIKTESNSFVQPAASESSANTPGASQRPAKPAKSTAAKSAASPAGGFQLSNDLGSGGGSYPGMPLSEQERVARLAADAEQVSSCLKCDVLAKCRTKTVYGEGSVTPRVVFFGEGPGRDEDISGRPFVGKAGQLLTKMIQACKFEREEVYIMNTVKCRPPNNRNPEATEIDNCREFFEAQLEVLRPEYIVCLGVVSAQALLRNKLSVGRMRGRFHSYFDSKVVVTYHPAYLLREPAAKKAAWTDLQMMLRDAGLL
- the der gene encoding ribosome biogenesis GTPase Der, whose amino-acid sequence is MPVPQVAIVGRPNVGKSSLFNWLAGRRLAIVDDFEGVTRDRMTTLINNEDAFFELTDTGGLGIEDPDDLTADVRRQIDLAIESADVILLVVDVLTGPMPLDELVVERLRGIERPVILVANKADQPHQDTLAEEFHRLGRGRLVTVSTTQNRNRSDLMELILDRLPPSDESINEPTMKITIVGRRNVGKSTFVNTLAESDRMIVSEVAGTTRDSVDVRFEVDGQTFIAIDTPGLRKRKSQRTDLEFYGMHRAQRSIRRADVVLMFFDAAETVSKVDKQLVGYVIDNHKPVIFVINKWDQLHGTVPTDRWVRYIRRQFPTLAYAPIAFITGQSGKNVKALLNHATMLFKQARERVSTGQLNRLLRSAVEAHQPPLYQNRRPKIYYATQVATEPPTIVIMCNDPKAFANDYQRYLLSVLRDHLKFGEVPIKLYLQKRPRNDDMDAVNK